In Portunus trituberculatus isolate SZX2019 chromosome 24, ASM1759143v1, whole genome shotgun sequence, a single genomic region encodes these proteins:
- the LOC123508165 gene encoding uncharacterized protein LOC123508165: protein MEQRPTTTRRCYKPANSELKIVSANVRGFHTNIGELTHSVIIKKNIDLVFVCETFLDAKVPSNYARIKGYSPWIRKDRSTQGGGVAFCFKETVNAQVVEPPTPIPGELELLTLKIIDSNGKGLLCVGCYRPPSQGTVLLDYLTLNLDSLMTASQCDSVIVIGDLNQHTVRDAFNSLLVVHDMHNYVTFPTHKSGSSLDPVVTDLPSHTVQCFPLDFVGTSDHVAVFTRVQFKTPREESFERTLWSWEAADWDAFRAALRTTEWGGVLRGDANQQVRQLTELLHNMQVCWVPHSVHKTKASDQPWFGPACVAASDAKYKAWRALKRHPTARNRLRHRAATRHMNATQAWAIEQWRANLKNKLRGGQVGCKQWWSLVKDKQGESRGTSVPALHQADGSFAHSASDKADLLAKHFAEKMCIPDPERPSPLLPQIVKETLVKVITSEVEVRAILESLDENKAVGPQDISPRVLRQPVSLLPVLSKVLETIVASRVTQHLERHHLLSNRQFGFRQGRSAADLHLLLSTKWSEALDRGKATAVVALDIEAAFDRVWHAALITKLRAVGVDGALLQLLENYLRARHLKVIINGRESKPQPIRAGVPQGAASALCCGMSKAFADDITLSHSYGLEEKAAATCDINATLSRIAAWGRKWQVKFAAHKTQLLSITRTSEALRLAFNGETLTPREEVEVLGTGVALQVAGPLLLEYACLAWGGAASKHLALLDKVQDRAARLIRESELGFHPTLHTLQHRRDVAGLTVMFKVQQQRWEDANWEQLWRCFATINWASLLQEDMDQQAEWLTEVLLRAQVRWVPHKQHKLNPTQRNKVRLKEAAVHMEAHLSLDQRILGEEK from the exons atggagCAGCGCCCCACCACTACTCGGCGATGCTACAAGCCGGCCAACAGTGAACTAAAGATAGTGTCGGCCAATGTGAGGGGCTTTCACACAAACATTGGGGAGCTCACTCACAGTGttattattaagaaaaatatagatttaGTGTTTGTGTGCGAAACTTTTTTAGATGCTAAGGTGCCAAGCAATTATGCCCGTATCAAAGGGTACTCACCATGGATTAGAAAAGACCGTTCTACACAAGGCGGGGGTGTGGCATTCTGCTTTAAGGAGACTGTGAATGCTCAAGTAGTAGAGCCACCCACACCCATACCTGGGGAACTTGAGCTCTTGACATTGAAAATAATCGACAGCAATGGGAAGGGCCTATTGTGCGTGGGTTGCTATCGGCCTCCATCACAGGGAACAGTGTTGCTGGACTACCTAACATTAAACCTGGACTCTTTGATGACTGCCAGTCAGTGTGACAGTGTAATAGTGATTGGCGACCTAAACCAGCACACAGTCAGGGACGCCTTTAACTCACTACTGGTTGTGCATGACATGCACAACTACGTCACCTTCCCCACGCACAAATCTGGGTCATCCCTGGACCCGGTGGTGACGGatcttccttcccacacagTACAGTGCTTCCCACTCGACTTTGTAGGGACCTCAGACCACGTGGCTGTATTCACCAGAGTACAGTTCAAGACACCACGTGAGGAGAGCTTCGAACGAACCCTCTGGAGCTGGGAGGCTGCCGACTGGGATGCCTTTCGTGCTGCACTGAGGACTACAGAGTGGGGAGGAGTGCTGCGTGGCGACGCCAACCAGCAGGTGAGGCAGCTCACCGAGCTGCTTCACAACATGCAGGTCTGCTGGGTGCCGCACTCGGTCCATAAAACAAAGGCATCAGATCAGCCTTGGTTTGGTCCTGCTTGCGTTGCCGCATCAGATGCCAAATACAAAGCCTGGCGTGCTCTCAAGAGGCACCCGACGGCCAGAAACAGACTGAGGCACCGAGCGGCAACAAGGCATATGAATGCCACGCAAGCATGGGCTATAGAGCAGTGGAGGGCAAACCTGAAAAACAAACTAAGGGGAGGCCAGGTTGGCTGCAAGCAGTGGTGGAGCCTTGTCAAAGACAAGCAGGGTGAGTCGCGGGGCACCTCCGTCCCTGCACTCCACCAGGCAGACGGCAGCTTCGCCCACAGTGCAAGTGACAAGGCAGACCTCCTGGCCAAGCACTTCGCTGAAAAGATGTGCATCCCCGACCCCGAAAGACCCTCTCCGCTGCTGCCTCAAATAGTGAAAGAGACACTAGTGAAAGTGATAACAAGTGAAGTGGAAGTGCGAGCGATTCTCGAAAGTTTGGACGAGAACAAAGCTGTGGGGCCTCAGGACATCAGCCCGCGCGTTCTACGCCA ACCCGTGTCCTTGCTGCCTGTGCTGAGCAAAGTGCTGGAAACAATTGTGGCCTCACGAGTGACGCAGCATCTCGAGCGCCACCACCTGCTGAGCAACaggcagtttgggttcaggcaaGGGAGGTCGGCGGCAGACCTGCACCTGCTCCTCTCCACGAAGTGGAGTGAGGCCCTGGACCGAGGCAAGGCCACAGCAGTAGTGGCTCTTGATATCGAAGCTGCGTTTGACAGAGTTTGGCATGCAGCGCTCATCACCAAGCTCCGCGCTGTAGGCGTGGACGGAGCACTCCTCCAGCTcctagaaaattacttgagagcCAGGCACCTCAAAGTAATTATCAATGGGCGGGAATCAAAACCACAGCCCATAAGGGCAGGCGTTCCTCAAGGAGCTGCCTCGGCCCTTTGCTGTGGAATGT CGAAggcgtttgcagatgatataacACTATCCCACAGCTACGGACTGGAGGAGAAAGCTGCAGCCACCTGTGACATCAACGCCACCTTGAGCCGCATCGCAGcctggggaaggaagtggcaagTTAAGTTTGCTGCTCACAAAACCCAGCTGCTAAGCATCACCAGGACGAGTGAAGCCCTGCGCCTCGCCTTCAACGGGGAGACACTGAcgccgcgggaggaggtggaggtgctggg GACTGGAGTTGCTCTACAAGTCGCAGGTCCGCTCCTCCTTGAATACGCCTGCCTTGCCTGGGGCGGCGCGGCCAGCAAACATCTCGCTCTCCTGGACAAGGTCCAGGACCGAGCGGCGAGGCTCATCAGGGAGAGTGAGCTCGGCTTCCACCCTACACTGCACACCCTCCAACACCGGCGGGACGTGGCGGGCCTCACCGTCATGTtcaaggtgcagcagcagagg